The following are encoded together in the Mammaliicoccus vitulinus genome:
- a CDS encoding DHH family phosphoesterase, whose amino-acid sequence MNRQSVKKALIFPYIIMMILALVLLVFSFFNSIFWAIISTVVTIILIAISIFFIRKSFAKLDLYIGSLAGRITKSKTSAVSDLPIGVILLDKKDHIEWINNFVNKRLERDVLDEPINEIFPNILKRLENTPEVEIEEGSYKYKVTYTEDEKAIYLFDITESAHVYELYENEKPIIATIFLDNYDEITQNMNDSQRSEINSIITSVIDDWSSRYQLYIKRYSSDQFVALLNNSILQDIETLKFNLLDDLRDRTREIGHQLTLSIGIGEGSENLIELGELSQSSLDLALGRGGDQVAIKNSNGNVRFYGGKTDPMEKRTRVRARVISHALRDILIEGDKVIIMGHKSPDMDAIGAAIGVSRIAKMNNLESYIVLNDSDIDSTLERVMTEIDEKPDLKERFITSEEAWHEMTPRTTLVVVDTHKPELVIDENLLNKANRKVVIDHHRRGESIISSPLLVYMEPYASSTAELVTELLEYQPTEHRLTRIESTIMLAGIIVDTRNFTLRTGSRTFDAASFLRSHGADTILCQHFLKDDIDTYIKRSDLIKTVKLFRSGVAIAHGEDHQTYHPVTVAQAADELLGLEGVEASYVVARRSEDTIGISARSLGEVNVQLTMEALGGGGHLSNAATQIKNTSVEKAIEELIKVVESEEKGVEE is encoded by the coding sequence ATGAACCGTCAATCAGTTAAGAAAGCCCTAATATTTCCGTATATCATTATGATGATATTAGCTTTAGTGCTACTCGTTTTCAGTTTTTTTAATTCGATATTTTGGGCGATTATTTCGACGGTTGTTACGATAATTCTAATTGCAATAAGCATATTTTTTATTAGAAAAAGCTTTGCGAAATTAGACTTATATATTGGAAGTTTAGCCGGAAGAATTACTAAAAGTAAGACAAGTGCTGTTAGTGACTTGCCAATAGGTGTAATACTATTAGATAAAAAAGATCATATCGAATGGATTAATAATTTTGTTAATAAGCGCTTAGAGCGAGATGTTTTAGACGAACCGATTAATGAAATCTTTCCAAACATTTTAAAAAGATTAGAAAATACGCCAGAAGTAGAGATTGAAGAAGGTTCATATAAATATAAAGTTACGTATACCGAAGATGAAAAAGCGATTTATCTTTTCGATATTACAGAGTCTGCACATGTGTATGAATTATATGAAAATGAAAAACCAATCATAGCGACGATTTTCTTAGATAACTATGACGAAATTACTCAGAATATGAACGATTCTCAACGTTCCGAAATTAACAGTATTATCACGAGTGTAATTGATGATTGGTCATCACGTTATCAACTCTATATTAAACGTTATAGTTCGGATCAATTTGTAGCTTTATTAAATAATAGTATTTTACAAGATATAGAAACATTGAAGTTCAATTTGTTAGATGACTTAAGAGATAGAACGCGAGAAATCGGACATCAATTAACACTGAGTATCGGTATCGGTGAAGGTAGTGAGAACTTAATTGAATTAGGTGAGCTATCTCAATCCAGTTTAGATTTAGCGCTCGGTAGAGGTGGAGACCAAGTAGCGATTAAAAATAGTAACGGTAATGTAAGATTTTACGGTGGTAAAACGGATCCAATGGAAAAAAGAACAAGAGTCCGTGCTCGTGTAATTTCTCATGCATTAAGAGATATCTTAATTGAAGGTGATAAAGTTATTATTATGGGTCATAAATCACCAGATATGGACGCAATCGGTGCTGCAATCGGTGTTTCTCGTATCGCTAAAATGAATAATTTAGAGTCTTATATCGTGTTAAATGACTCTGATATTGATAGCACTTTAGAGCGTGTTATGACTGAAATAGATGAGAAACCTGACCTTAAAGAACGGTTTATTACATCAGAAGAAGCATGGCATGAAATGACACCACGTACGACGCTCGTTGTTGTGGATACGCATAAACCTGAACTTGTAATAGACGAGAATTTGCTGAACAAGGCAAATAGAAAAGTGGTTATCGACCATCACCGTCGAGGAGAAAGTATTATTTCTAGCCCGCTACTTGTTTATATGGAGCCTTATGCAAGTTCAACTGCAGAGCTCGTTACAGAATTATTAGAGTATCAACCAACAGAACATCGTTTAACGAGAATCGAATCGACAATTATGTTAGCAGGTATCATAGTTGATACGCGTAACTTTACTTTAAGAACTGGATCACGAACATTTGATGCAGCGAGCTTTTTAAGAAGTCACGGTGCAGATACCATTCTATGTCAGCATTTCTTAAAAGATGACATAGACACATATATTAAACGTTCGGATTTAATTAAGACTGTTAAACTATTCCGTAGTGGCGTCGCGATTGCACACGGTGAGGATCATCAAACGTATCATCCTGTTACAGTGGCACAAGCAGCAGATGAGTTGCTTGGTTTAGAAGGTGTAGAAGCATCTTACGTAGTTGCAAGACGTTCCGAAGATACAATTGGTATTTCCGCCCGCTCATTAGGTGAAGTGAATGTACAATTAACAATGGAAGCATTAGGTGGCGGCGGTCATTTATCAAATGCCGCAACACAAATTAAAAATACATCAGTAGAGAAAGCAATCGAAGAATTAATTAAGGTTGTTGAATCAGAAGAAAAAGGAGTGGAAGAATAA
- the hutU gene encoding urocanate hydratase, which produces MSREIKAKKGLEIECKGWEQEAVLRMLYNNLDPEVAEHPDKLVVYGGIGKAARNWESFDAIVETLRRLESDETMLVQSGKPVAVFKTHEEAPRVLLSNSVLVPKWANWEHFHELDKKGLMMYGQMTAGSWIYIGSQGIVQGTYETFAELANQHFDGSLKGTITLTAGLGGMGGAQPLAVTMNDGVVIGVDVDPSRIEKRIETKYCDIMTDSLDEALEKAEEAKKAGKPLAIGLVGNAAEVHHEILNRGFKIDIITDQTSAHDPLNGYVPEGYSLEEADKLRESDPKKYVKLSSASMKKHVEAMLLFQEKGAVAFDYGNNIRQVAFDEGLEKAFNFPGFVPAYIRPLFCEGKGPFRFAALSGDPKDIERADQLMRELFPEDEKLMRWLDMATEKIAFQGLPSRIAWLGYGERAKMGLALNELVRNGEITAPIVIGRDHLDSGSVASPNRETESMKDGSDAVGDWAILNALVNTAAGGSWISVHHGGGVGMGYSLHAGMVVVADGSERADRRLGRVLTTDPGMGVARHADAGYNIAIDTAKEKNVDIPMLKEKDNNE; this is translated from the coding sequence ATGTCTAGAGAAATTAAAGCTAAAAAAGGTTTAGAAATTGAATGTAAAGGTTGGGAACAAGAGGCTGTACTAAGAATGTTATACAACAATCTTGATCCTGAAGTGGCAGAGCATCCTGATAAATTAGTGGTATACGGCGGTATTGGTAAAGCTGCTCGTAACTGGGAAAGCTTTGATGCGATTGTTGAAACGTTAAGAAGATTGGAAAGCGATGAAACGATGCTCGTACAATCTGGTAAGCCAGTAGCTGTATTCAAAACACATGAAGAAGCACCTAGAGTATTACTATCAAACTCTGTTCTCGTGCCTAAATGGGCAAATTGGGAACATTTCCATGAATTAGATAAGAAAGGTCTTATGATGTATGGCCAAATGACTGCAGGTAGCTGGATTTATATCGGTTCACAAGGTATCGTTCAAGGTACATATGAAACTTTTGCTGAACTGGCAAATCAACATTTTGATGGATCTTTAAAAGGTACAATCACATTAACGGCTGGATTAGGTGGCATGGGTGGTGCTCAACCGTTAGCAGTTACGATGAATGACGGTGTCGTCATCGGTGTAGATGTGGATCCTTCACGAATTGAAAAGAGAATTGAAACAAAATATTGTGATATTATGACTGATTCATTAGACGAAGCTTTAGAAAAGGCAGAAGAAGCTAAAAAAGCCGGTAAACCACTCGCAATCGGTTTAGTAGGTAATGCAGCTGAAGTCCATCATGAAATTCTGAACAGAGGATTTAAAATTGATATCATAACGGACCAAACTTCAGCGCATGATCCGTTAAATGGATATGTTCCAGAAGGCTATTCGTTAGAAGAAGCGGACAAATTACGAGAAAGTGATCCTAAAAAATATGTTAAATTATCTTCAGCGTCTATGAAAAAACATGTAGAAGCGATGTTATTATTCCAAGAAAAAGGCGCAGTAGCTTTCGACTATGGAAATAATATTCGACAAGTAGCATTTGACGAAGGTTTAGAAAAAGCCTTTAATTTTCCTGGTTTTGTACCTGCTTATATTCGTCCATTATTCTGTGAAGGTAAAGGACCATTTAGATTTGCAGCATTAAGTGGAGATCCTAAAGATATTGAAAGAGCAGATCAACTCATGAGAGAATTATTCCCAGAAGATGAGAAGCTCATGCGTTGGTTAGATATGGCTACTGAAAAAATCGCATTTCAAGGATTACCTTCTAGAATTGCATGGTTAGGATATGGAGAACGTGCAAAAATGGGATTAGCATTAAACGAACTTGTGAGAAACGGTGAAATCACAGCACCAATCGTTATCGGTCGTGACCACTTAGATTCTGGTTCTGTAGCATCTCCAAATAGAGAAACAGAATCAATGAAAGACGGTTCAGATGCTGTCGGCGACTGGGCAATATTAAATGCGCTTGTTAACACTGCTGCAGGTGGTTCATGGATTTCAGTTCACCATGGTGGTGGCGTTGGTATGGGCTACTCTTTACATGCTGGTATGGTAGTTGTAGCAGATGGTAGTGAACGCGCTGATAGACGACTTGGAAGAGTACTCACAACAGATCCTGGCATGGGTGTTGCGAGACATGCAGATGCGGGTTACAACATTGCAATCGATACTGCGAAAGAAAAAAATGTAGATATTCCAATGTTAAAGGAGAAAGATAACAATGAATAA
- the hutI gene encoding imidazolonepropionase, producing MNNIIIQNIGELILPKKTARPLKGKELNELNIIKNGTVVINDGKVVYAGEHTDEYEADEVIDGSNKVVSPGLIDAHTHLVFGGSREHEMALKQQGVSYLDILKQGGGILSTVESTRQSTEDELYQKSKKEIVRMIQFGTTTVEAKSGYGLDKETELKQLNVAHQLDQDTPIRMKHTFLGPHAVPKDAKDNATFLQEMIDLLDDVKDKADFADIFCETGVFTIEESRRYMKAAKDKGLKVKIHADEIDPLGGLGLAIEEGAISADHLVASSEEDKAALTDSDTVAVLLPGTTFYLGKDQYADARGMLNHNGAIAIATDFNPGSCVTDNLQLVMSIAALKLKLTPNEIWNAVTVNAAKAIDVDAGTLEKGDQADVVVWDIPNHEYLPYHYGVNHAHTVIINGKKVYENPGLLSES from the coding sequence ATGAATAATATCATCATACAAAATATAGGCGAATTAATTTTACCGAAAAAGACTGCTAGACCTCTTAAAGGTAAAGAATTAAACGAATTAAATATTATTAAAAATGGTACGGTTGTTATTAATGATGGCAAAGTGGTTTATGCAGGTGAACATACTGATGAATATGAAGCGGACGAAGTGATAGATGGCTCAAATAAAGTTGTCTCTCCAGGTTTAATAGATGCACATACACATTTAGTATTCGGTGGGTCTAGAGAACATGAAATGGCACTTAAACAACAAGGCGTAAGCTACTTAGACATCTTGAAACAAGGTGGCGGTATTTTAAGTACGGTTGAATCGACACGTCAATCTACTGAGGATGAGCTTTATCAAAAGTCTAAAAAAGAGATTGTTAGAATGATTCAATTTGGCACGACGACTGTTGAAGCTAAAAGCGGTTATGGGCTAGATAAAGAAACAGAATTAAAACAATTAAATGTGGCACATCAGTTAGATCAAGACACACCAATCAGAATGAAACATACTTTCCTTGGACCACACGCGGTACCTAAAGATGCTAAAGATAATGCAACATTTTTACAAGAAATGATAGATTTATTAGATGATGTGAAAGATAAAGCTGATTTTGCAGACATTTTCTGTGAAACAGGTGTATTCACAATTGAAGAATCAAGACGTTATATGAAAGCAGCAAAAGATAAAGGATTAAAAGTTAAAATCCATGCTGATGAAATTGATCCTCTCGGTGGATTAGGTTTAGCGATTGAAGAAGGTGCAATTTCAGCAGATCATTTAGTCGCTTCCAGTGAAGAAGATAAAGCAGCTTTAACAGATAGTGATACTGTAGCGGTCTTATTACCAGGTACAACATTCTATTTAGGTAAAGATCAATACGCGGATGCTAGAGGTATGCTTAATCATAACGGTGCGATTGCGATTGCGACGGACTTTAATCCAGGTAGCTGTGTAACGGATAACCTTCAACTTGTGATGAGTATAGCAGCATTAAAATTAAAGCTTACACCTAATGAAATCTGGAATGCTGTTACAGTGAATGCCGCTAAAGCAATTGATGTAGATGCAGGTACACTTGAAAAAGGCGATCAAGCAGATGTGGTCGTTTGGGACATTCCAAACCATGAATATTTACCTTATCATTATGGCGTCAATCATGCTCATACAGTTATTATCAATGGTAAAAAAGTTTATGAAAATCCAGGCTTATTGTCTGAATCATAA
- a CDS encoding YceI family protein has translation MTNFNFDKTHSSLEFTVKHLMVSRVKGTFEDYDVEVSGDINDLSSLKAKVTIKADSINTKNADRDGHLKSADFFSADENPNITFETKSISEDSITGDLTMAGTTHKETFDVDFNGVSKNPLNGETVTGFVVNGKIDREKYGVSFNQALETGGVMIGRDVKFEASAEFSLGE, from the coding sequence ATGACTAATTTCAATTTTGACAAAACACACAGTAGTTTAGAATTTACAGTAAAACATTTAATGGTATCTCGCGTTAAAGGAACTTTTGAAGACTATGATGTAGAAGTTTCAGGAGACATTAATGATTTATCATCATTAAAAGCAAAAGTAACAATTAAAGCAGATTCAATTAATACTAAAAATGCAGACCGTGATGGACACTTAAAATCAGCAGATTTCTTTAGTGCAGATGAAAATCCAAACATTACGTTTGAAACAAAATCAATCAGTGAAGATTCAATTACTGGAGATTTAACAATGGCTGGTACAACACACAAAGAAACTTTCGACGTTGATTTCAACGGCGTAAGTAAAAATCCATTAAACGGTGAAACAGTTACAGGTTTCGTAGTAAATGGTAAAATTGATCGTGAAAAATACGGCGTATCATTTAACCAAGCATTAGAAACAGGTGGCGTAATGATCGGTAGAGATGTTAAATTCGAAGCAAGTGCTGAATTCAGTTTAGGCGAATAA
- the metX gene encoding homoserine O-acetyltransferase MetX, producing the protein MIISRETGLVELGYFETESGEVIDNLKLQYEYVGYKGQPLVVICHALTGNHLTYGDDENPGWWREIIDGGYLSINDYQFITFNVIGSPYGSSSKLNTSNFPEKLTMRDISKANILALKHFGYEKIDVLIGGSLGGMQTLEMLYDGSIEVKKAVILAATEKTSSYSRAFNEIARQVINMNGQDGLSIARQLGFLTYRSSKDYEARFSADDVVSYQKYQGNKFKETFDKDCYLTLLDVLDSHDIFKGRNDVEERLQQLETKVLTLGFADDLLYPDDQVRALGRFFKYHRHFFVQDNVGHDGFLLNFGDWAPNVYHFLKLHKFKAR; encoded by the coding sequence ATGATTATTTCTCGAGAAACAGGTTTAGTCGAATTAGGATATTTTGAAACAGAATCTGGCGAAGTGATTGATAACTTGAAACTTCAATATGAATATGTTGGATATAAAGGTCAACCTTTAGTCGTTATTTGTCACGCGTTAACAGGTAATCATTTAACGTATGGCGACGATGAAAATCCAGGCTGGTGGAGAGAAATTATAGATGGTGGTTACCTTTCAATTAATGATTATCAATTTATTACATTCAACGTAATTGGTAGCCCTTATGGTTCGAGTTCTAAATTGAATACATCAAATTTCCCAGAAAAATTAACGATGAGAGATATTTCGAAAGCGAATATTTTAGCTTTAAAACATTTTGGCTATGAAAAAATAGATGTACTCATCGGCGGTTCTTTAGGCGGTATGCAAACTCTAGAAATGCTTTACGATGGATCAATTGAAGTTAAAAAGGCCGTTATATTAGCAGCGACTGAGAAGACATCATCATATAGCAGAGCATTTAATGAAATCGCTAGACAAGTTATAAATATGAATGGACAAGATGGCTTGAGTATAGCAAGACAGCTCGGCTTCTTAACTTATCGTTCAAGTAAAGATTATGAGGCGAGATTTTCAGCAGATGATGTCGTGAGTTATCAAAAATATCAAGGTAATAAATTTAAAGAAACTTTCGATAAAGATTGTTATTTAACCTTGTTAGACGTATTAGATAGCCATGACATATTTAAAGGCCGTAATGATGTTGAAGAAAGATTACAACAACTAGAAACGAAAGTCTTAACTTTAGGCTTTGCGGATGATTTATTGTATCCAGATGATCAAGTGAGAGCTTTAGGTAGATTCTTTAAATATCATAGACATTTCTTCGTGCAAGACAATGTTGGTCACGATGGATTCTTATTAAACTTCGGAGATTGGGCACCTAACGTCTATCACTTCTTAAAATTACATAAATTCAAAGCACGCTAA
- a CDS encoding AzlD domain-containing protein: MSISTYLLLITAGCFVLTWMIRVSPFVLLAKVELPKNVIKWLQYVPVCLFTALIVEGMLNQEGTSGFTLNYESMIVAVPTIMIALISRSLTITVIAGMFIMAMVRFVF, translated from the coding sequence ATGAGTATTTCGACTTATTTGTTGTTGATTACGGCAGGTTGTTTTGTTTTAACGTGGATGATTAGAGTATCGCCTTTTGTACTTTTAGCGAAGGTTGAATTACCGAAAAATGTGATTAAGTGGTTACAGTATGTACCTGTTTGTCTGTTTACTGCATTAATCGTCGAAGGCATGTTAAACCAAGAAGGTACGTCTGGATTTACATTGAATTATGAAAGTATGATTGTTGCCGTTCCAACCATCATGATCGCTTTAATATCTAGAAGTTTAACAATCACAGTTATAGCAGGGATGTTTATCATGGCGATGGTCCGATTCGTCTTTTAA
- a CDS encoding AzlC family ABC transporter permease, with amino-acid sequence MLGYFSVALAFGIVGVSSGLSILEITLLSIFVYAGAAQFIICALVAIQSPISAIFLTVFFVNSRMFLQSLALVPAFKSNSFWSNIGIGTLVTDESFGVAITKYAKEKSLNSTWMHGLNISAYLLWILTSILGGLVGNLIPKPETFGLDYALTAMFIFLLVAQFETIHKSKITVYIYLIVLTIVSMMLLTLFMPTYLSIIIATIIASVVGVVFDK; translated from the coding sequence ATGCTTGGTTATTTTAGTGTCGCATTAGCATTTGGTATTGTTGGTGTTTCATCAGGTTTATCTATTTTAGAAATCACATTATTATCTATCTTTGTATATGCGGGTGCTGCTCAATTTATTATTTGTGCTTTAGTTGCCATTCAATCTCCTATATCAGCGATTTTTTTAACCGTATTCTTTGTTAATTCTAGAATGTTTCTACAAAGTTTAGCGCTCGTTCCAGCATTTAAAAGCAATTCATTTTGGTCTAACATCGGTATCGGAACACTCGTTACAGATGAATCATTTGGTGTTGCAATTACGAAATATGCGAAAGAAAAATCATTAAATTCAACTTGGATGCACGGTTTAAATATTTCGGCTTATTTATTATGGATTTTGACATCTATATTAGGCGGTTTAGTAGGGAATTTAATTCCTAAGCCAGAAACATTTGGGCTGGATTATGCACTAACAGCGATGTTCATATTTTTACTTGTGGCCCAATTTGAAACGATACATAAAAGTAAAATCACCGTATATATATATTTAATTGTACTAACGATTGTAAGCATGATGCTCCTTACATTATTTATGCCGACTTACTTATCTATTATTATAGCGACCATCATTGCTTCAGTAGTAGGGGTGGTGTTCGATAAATGA
- the serS gene encoding serine--tRNA ligase, translating to MLDIRLIRSEPEFVKDKVSKRGDDPKVIDEILELDKKRRELIAQTEELKSRRNKVSGEIAQKKRNKENADDVILEMRQVGDQIKEIDQELNQINDDVTYKLVRIPNLISDETPVGKDEDDNVEVRKWGTPRAFDFESKAHWDLVESLKMVDFDRAAKVSGARFVFLTGKGAQLERALMNFMVTMHTTQHGYTEMMVPQLVNADSMFGTGQLPKFEEDLFKVEKEGLYTIPTAEVPLTNFYRNEVLQNEQFPIKFTGQSACFRSEAGSAGRDTRGLIRLHQFNKVEMVRYEKPEDSFNALEELTGHAENILQALELPYRTINLCTGDIGFGSSKTYDIEVWLPSYNDYKEISSCSNMTDFQARRSNIRFKRDKDAKPEYVHTLNGSGLAVGRTFAAIVENYQNEDGTITVPEALVPFMGGLETIEL from the coding sequence ATGTTAGACATTAGGTTAATTAGATCTGAACCAGAATTCGTTAAAGACAAAGTATCAAAAAGAGGTGATGACCCAAAAGTCATCGATGAAATTTTAGAATTAGATAAAAAGCGTCGTGAGTTAATTGCTCAAACGGAAGAACTTAAATCTCGTCGTAATAAAGTGAGTGGAGAAATCGCTCAGAAAAAACGTAATAAAGAGAACGCGGACGACGTTATATTAGAAATGCGTCAAGTCGGCGATCAAATTAAAGAAATAGATCAAGAATTAAATCAAATAAATGATGACGTTACTTATAAATTAGTAAGAATTCCTAATTTAATTAGTGACGAAACACCAGTTGGTAAAGATGAAGATGATAATGTTGAAGTTCGTAAATGGGGTACACCTCGTGCATTTGATTTTGAATCTAAAGCACATTGGGATTTAGTTGAAAGCTTGAAAATGGTGGACTTTGATAGAGCTGCTAAAGTATCAGGTGCACGTTTCGTATTTTTAACAGGTAAAGGTGCTCAACTTGAAAGAGCGCTTATGAATTTCATGGTGACAATGCATACAACTCAACATGGTTATACTGAAATGATGGTACCACAACTTGTAAATGCAGATTCAATGTTTGGTACTGGCCAATTGCCTAAGTTTGAAGAAGACTTATTCAAAGTGGAAAAAGAAGGATTATATACAATTCCTACAGCAGAAGTACCATTAACGAATTTCTATCGTAATGAAGTGTTACAAAATGAACAATTCCCTATTAAATTTACTGGCCAATCAGCATGTTTCAGAAGTGAAGCAGGTTCTGCGGGAAGAGACACTAGAGGTCTAATTAGATTGCACCAATTCAACAAAGTAGAAATGGTAAGATATGAAAAACCTGAAGATTCTTTCAATGCGTTAGAAGAACTTACAGGGCACGCTGAAAACATTCTTCAAGCGCTAGAATTACCTTACAGAACAATTAATCTATGTACAGGCGATATAGGCTTTGGAAGCTCTAAAACTTATGATATAGAAGTATGGTTACCGAGCTACAATGATTATAAAGAAATCAGTTCTTGTTCAAATATGACCGATTTCCAAGCTAGAAGATCAAACATTAGATTTAAACGTGATAAAGATGCTAAACCTGAATACGTACACACATTAAATGGTAGTGGTTTAGCAGTTGGTCGTACTTTTGCAGCAATTGTCGAAAACTATCAAAATGAAGATGGAACAATCACAGTGCCTGAAGCATTAGTACCATTTATGGGTGGACTTGAAACAATTGAACTATAA
- the rplI gene encoding 50S ribosomal protein L9, giving the protein MKVIFTQDVKGKGKKGEVKDVPVGYGQNYLIKNNYAVEATPGNMKQLEQQNKRQQELKQQEIDDAKALAQKLEELEVEIPAKTGEGGKLFGSVSTKQITQALEKQHQIKVDKRKMDLPNGIHSLGYTKVSIKLHNKVSGTLKVHVVEA; this is encoded by the coding sequence ATGAAAGTTATTTTCACACAAGATGTTAAAGGTAAAGGCAAAAAAGGAGAAGTAAAAGACGTACCAGTAGGTTATGGTCAAAATTACTTAATAAAAAATAATTATGCTGTAGAAGCGACTCCTGGAAACATGAAACAATTAGAACAACAAAATAAACGCCAACAAGAGTTAAAACAACAAGAAATAGATGATGCAAAAGCACTTGCACAAAAACTAGAAGAATTAGAAGTTGAAATTCCTGCTAAAACAGGTGAAGGTGGTAAATTGTTCGGATCGGTAAGTACGAAACAAATTACTCAAGCATTAGAAAAACAACATCAAATTAAAGTGGACAAACGTAAAATGGATTTACCTAACGGCATTCATAGCCTAGGTTATACAAAAGTTTCTATTAAACTTCATAATAAAGTTTCTGGAACATTAAAAGTACATGTTGTAGAAGCGTAA
- a CDS encoding DUF2232 domain-containing protein has translation MKNLSFKVDIKATIIATLALVLSVVVMNFAPYLVIIILPFITIPGTILWYRSKPSFFVTVVVTLCATVLFNNMFLLTAMTLMVFMSVFIGQLLLERTSKERILYLVTSFMSILTIGSVLILQITGNIPLTSKLFSQYQDVLMSYFQMSGNLTTEIEEALRVSMEILQVSIPGYIILWVFVLVLVNLLVTFPILRKFKVATPVFRPLFMWQINRSVAFVFVITVLVSLFVSKENVVMYGIVTNLQFVLEWVIFIQALSLFHLYVKVKKLPIIVGVLIFVMAFIFKPFAYLFGLMDIWFNLKQRIKK, from the coding sequence GTGAAAAATTTGTCTTTTAAAGTCGATATAAAAGCGACAATTATAGCAACATTAGCACTAGTGCTAAGTGTGGTAGTTATGAATTTCGCACCATATTTAGTAATTATTATATTACCGTTCATTACGATACCTGGAACAATACTTTGGTATCGATCTAAACCGTCGTTTTTTGTGACTGTTGTCGTGACATTATGTGCGACCGTACTATTCAATAATATGTTTTTATTAACAGCGATGACGCTTATGGTATTTATGAGTGTATTCATTGGGCAATTGTTACTTGAACGTACATCAAAAGAACGTATTTTATACTTAGTTACATCATTTATGAGTATATTAACAATCGGTAGTGTGTTAATTTTACAAATTACAGGGAACATACCTTTAACAAGCAAGTTATTTAGTCAGTATCAAGATGTATTAATGTCTTATTTTCAAATGAGTGGAAATTTAACGACAGAAATTGAAGAAGCATTACGAGTTTCAATGGAGATATTACAAGTAAGCATTCCTGGGTATATAATATTATGGGTATTTGTACTTGTTCTCGTTAATTTACTCGTGACTTTCCCTATATTAAGAAAATTCAAAGTAGCGACACCAGTATTCAGACCATTATTTATGTGGCAAATTAATAGAAGTGTTGCGTTTGTATTTGTGATAACTGTACTTGTAAGTTTGTTTGTTTCAAAAGAAAACGTAGTGATGTATGGCATAGTCACTAACTTACAATTTGTGTTAGAATGGGTTATATTTATTCAAGCATTATCCTTGTTCCATTTATACGTAAAAGTAAAAAAATTACCTATTATTGTAGGTGTTTTGATATTTGTAATGGCCTTCATATTTAAGCCGTTTGCATACTTATTTGGATTAATGGATATTTGGTTTAATTTAAAACAACGCATAAAAAAGTAA